The DNA region TGCCGGGTCTCGGCCTGGAACTCCCGGGTCTCGGCTGCACCGGAGGTCTGCGGGCTCATGGCGGGTATCGGTCCTTTCTCGTCACACTCGGAAGGCGTGACCGGTCTGTGCACGCCGTCTCGATCAACCTAATGTGGGGCTCAGACATTCCTTCAGGTGAGGTGCCCGTGACCGCTACCCCGCTCAGCCCGGAGGACCTCGCGGTCCTCGACCGGGCCACCACCTTGTTCGGCCGGGCGCTCGCCGGTGGGCTCGACGGTGACTGCGCGGCCTGCCCGGGCTGGACCCGCCGGGACTGTGCCAACCACGTCCTCGGCGGCGGGCTGCGCTATGCCGCGTACTTCCCGCGGCTCCCGGAGTCGGAGATCGCGTGGACCCGCACCGCCGACCACGCCGGGGAGAAACCGGTCCCCGCCCTGCACCGCACCTCCGCCGGCCTGCGTAGAGAGCTGGCGCGGGCCCGGGACGCCGATGCCCTCGTGCAGCACCGCCTGGCGGAGATCCCGGTCCGCGATCTCCTCGCCCTGAGGGTCTTCGAGCTACTCGTCCACGCACACGATCTCGCACCGGAGACGTGGGAGTCGGAGGACACCGAGGAGCTCGCCGAGTGGACCCTCGCGCACGCGCGGAACGTGGTGGAGCTGATGCGGACCTTCGACGTGTTCGCCGACGCGGTACCGGTCCCGATCGGGGCCGATGCCCGCTCCCGGCTCCTCGCACTGTCCGGCCGCCGGATTTAACGTGACTCGGACCACACTGCGGGACTAGCGTTACCCGTACCGGGCGGCATCGGATGGCGGGCGCCCACGACGAGAGACCGCGTCAGATGGCCATGACATGCAGCCCGTACATCTCCTTCCCGGGCAACGCCGGGGAGGCGTTCCCGTACTACCGCGAGCTCTTCGGCGGGGAACTCAGCCTGATGACATACGACCAGTTCCCGTCGACGGACGACTTCCCGTTCGACCCTCCACACGGCTCGGTCGCGCACGCGACCCTCGAAGCGCCGGGAATCACCCTCACCGGCGGTGACGCCATGGGAGAGTCTCTCCCCGAGACGAGAAGCGACGTCTACTCGTTCCTCCTCGGATTCGACGCGGAGGACGACGCCCGCGCATTCCTCGCCAAGGTCACCGACAGCGGGGGCCAGATGGCGATGCCGTTCGAGGTCGCGCCGTGGGGCGACCGGTACGGCCAGGTCCACGACCGGTTCGGCGTCCGCTGGGACGTGGTGGTCCCGGGGACCGGCGAATAGCCGGCAGCCCGGCGGAACCCGGGACCCAGGGGCCATCTGGCGTCGAGACTGGCGGAAGCCACCCATATCCATCGCCCGTGCTTGTTAACGTTCAGGCATGGAAATTTCTGGAGCAAGTGCCATCGTCACGGGCGGTGCGTCGGGAATCGGCGCCGCCGTCGTCCGTCAGCTCGCCGCCAAGGGCGCCAAGGTGGTCGTCGCCGACCTCAACGCCGAGAAGGGTGAGGCCCTGGCGAACGAGGTCGGGGGCGTGTTCGTCTCCGTCGACGTGACCAAGACCGACCAGAACGAGAAGGCCGTCGCCGCCGCCCTCGAGCTGGGCCCGCTGCGCTACCTCGTCAACTCGGCCGGCATCGGCTGGGCGCAGCGCACGATCGGTCGCGACGGCGAGTACTCGTCGGCGTTCGACATCGATTCGTTCCGCAAGGTCATCGACATCAACCTGATCGGCTCGTTCGACATGCTGCGGCTCGCCGCCACCAAGATGAGCACCCAGGAAGCGGACGAGGACGGACAGAAGGGCGCCATCGTCAACATGGCGTCCGTCGCCGCGTTCGACGGCCAGATCGGCCAGGCCGCGTACTCCGCGTCCAAGGGCGGAATCGTGGGCCTCACCCTGCCCGTCGCGCGTGACCTCTCGGCCGCCGGCATCCGCCTCAACACGGTGGCCCCCGGCCTCATCGACACCCCGATCTACGGCGAGGGCCCGGACTCGGAGGCGTTCAAGGCCAACCTCGGCTCGAACGTCCTGTTCCCGAAGCGTCTCGGTTCGGGCGACGAGCTGGCGTCCATGGTCATGGAGCTGCTCACCAACCCGTACATGAACGCCGAGACCATCCGCGTCGACGGTGGCATCCGGATGCCACCGAAGTGAACTGATCCCGCCCCATCCAACGAGAAGGACGTTCCGCGCACTCCCCTCTCGGGCGATGTGCGCGGAACGTCCTTTTCCACGTGCGGGCTTCGACGTGCGGGCTTCGACGTGCGGACTTCGGCGGGGCGGTCAGGCCTTGGCGCGGCGCTTCTTCATCCGGCCCTCCAGGTAGACGGCGAACTTGGTGAGCGAGTAGTTGATGATGATGAACAGGATGCCCGCAACGATGTACGCGGGAACGGTGTTCGCGTACGCCGACCCCAGGGTCTTGGACCAGTTGAGCAGCTCGAGGTAGGTGATCCCGTAGCCGAGCGCGGAGTCCTTGAGGACGACGACGAGCTGGCCGACGAGGGCCGGGAGCATCGCCGTGAGCGCCTGGGGGAGCTGGATCGAGCGCAGCACCTGCCCGGGGGTCAGCCCGACCGCCAGTCCCGCCTCGGACTGCCCCTTGGGCAGTCCGTGGACACCCGAGCGGACGAGCTCGGCGATGACCGCGCCGTTGTAGAGGGTCAGCGCGGTGACGACGGCGGCGAGCGGCGCGTGCTGGTTGGGCACGATGTTGGAGGTGGCGAAGTAGCCGAAGTAGGCGAAGACCATCATCAGCAGCACGGGAACGGCGCGGAAGAACTCCACGATCACGCTGCAGAACCAGCGCAACGGGGCGAACGGCGAGAGCCGGCCCATGCCGAAGAGCAGACCGAAGATCACGGCGAGCACGATGGAGATCGCCGCCGCGGTGAACGTCCCCCGCAGACCGGGTATGAGGTAGGACGTCCACACCTCGGGGTCGGTGACGAACGGCTCCCACATGAACAGCTTGAGCTGCCCGGCCTTCTCGAACTGCAGGTAGATGAAGTAGATGAGGCCGATCGCGAGGATCGCGCCGACCACCGTGAGGAGCTTGTGGCGCAGCCGGGCCTTGGGGCCGGGTGCATCGAACAGGACGGCCTGGGTGCTCATCGCTTCACCGACAGCTTCCGGGAGAGGGAGGTGGTCCACAGCCCGATCGGGAGGGTGAGGACCACGAAGACCATGGCGAAGAAGAAGAACGTCGGGAGGCTGGCGCCCTCGTTCTCCGTGATGACCTGGAGCAGACCGGCGGAGTCCCCGACGCCGATGACCGCGGCCACCGTCGAGTTCTTGATCAGCGCGATGATCACCGACCCGAGCGGCGCGATGGCGCCGCGGAACGCCTGGGGGAGGATCACCTCACGCAGCGACTGGCCGAAACCCAGACCGATCGAGCGCGCGGCCTCCGCCTGCCCCACCGGCACCGTGTTGACACCCGAGCGCAGGGCCTCGCAGATGTAGGCCGCGTGGTAGATCGCCAGCATGATCGCCGCCCACCAGAAGGCGTTGCGGGCGAAGTCGTCCGACACCGAAAGCTGGAGGATGAAGGACAGTCCCAGGATGGAGAAGACCATCAGCAGGGTGAGCGGCATGTTCCGGAACGTGTTGACGTAGGAGGTCCCCAGTAGACGCAGGACGGCCACCGGGGATACGCGGAGGACGGCGATGATCGTCCCCAGGACCATTGCCCCGATGGTGCCGAGGACCGAGAGCTGGATCGTCACCCAGACCGCCCCGAGGACGTCGTAGTCGGCGAAGATGTCGCCCATGGTCCACCTTCCGTGTGGGGGTGCCCGCCTCCCTCCGCGCTCCGACTGGTCGGGGCGCGGAGGGTGCGGCGGTGGGTCGGATCAGGTGCTGAGCCGACCGGGTCGGATCAGGTCAGGAGCAGGCGTCCGGCTCGGGCGGGTTGCCCTCGCCCGGGGTGAAGCCCGCGGCGCCGAGGTTCTCCTCGACCGCGGTGTCCCAGCTGCCGTCGGAGACCATCTCGCGGATGGCCTCGTTGATCTGCTCGCACTTTTCCATGTCGCCCTTGGCGATGCCGATGCCGTACCGCTCCTCGGTGAACGGCGAGCCGACCACCTTGAGCTGGCCCTGGTACTGGTCCTGGGAGGCGTAGCCAGCCAGGATCGTGTCATCGGTGGTCAGGGCGTCGACCGCGTTGGACACCAGAGCGGAGACACACTCGGAGTACGTGCCGAACTCCTGCAGGTTCACGCCCGGGACCTGCTCCTTGACCGTCTGGGCCGAGGTCGAGCCGGTGACCGAGCAGAGGCGCTTGCCGTCGAGGGAGTCCGGCCCGGTGATCGAGTCGTCGTCGGCGCGGACCAGCAGGTCCTGACCGGCGATGAAGTACGGACCGGCGAAGCCGACCTTCTCCTTGCGGGAGTCGGTGATGGAGTAGGTGGCCACGATCATGTCGACCTGGCCGGTCTCCAGCAGCGTCTCGCGCTGGGCGCTGGGCGCCTGCACCCACTGGATGTCGTCCGCGGAGGTGCCGAGCTTCTCGGCGACGTAGCGCGCCACGTCGACATCGAACCCGGTGTAGTCGTTGCCCTCCTTCAGACCGAGACCCGGCTGGTCGAACTTGATGCCGACCTTGAGCTCGTTCCCGCCGCCGTCATCACTGCTGCACGCGCCCAGGCCCAGGGCCAGGGCGACGGCCGCCGTGGCGGCTCCGATCCGTCGGATATTCATGGGTTCTCCTCGTGGGATGGGTGGATGGGTCTCGTACGGGTCCGCGGACGGTCCCTGGGTCAGTTGGTGAGGATCTTGGACAGGAAGTCCTTGGCGCGGGAGCTCTGCGGGTTGGTGAAGAACTCCTCGGGGGTGGCCTGTTCGACCAACTCCCCGTCCGCCATGAAGATCACACGGTCGGCCGCCTTCCGGGCGAAGCCCATCTCGTGGGTCACCACGACCATGGTCATCCCGGTCTTGGCGAGCCCCGTCATCACGTCGAGGACCTCGTTGATCATCTCCGGGTCCAGGGCCGACGTCGGCTCGTCGAACAGCATGACCTTGGGATCCATGGCCAGCGACCGGGCGATCGCCACACGCTGCTGCTGCCCTCCGGACAGCTGAGCCGGGTACTTGTCGGCCTGCTGCTGGACCCCGACCCGTTCCAGCAGTTCCATCGCCCGCTTCTCCGCCTCGGCCTTCGACTGCTTGCGGACCTTGATGGGCCCGAGCGTCACGTTCTCGAGGATCGTCTTGTGCGCGAAGAGATTGAACGACTGGAACACCATCCCGACGTCGGCACGCAGCTTCGCCAGCGCCTTGCCCTCCTCGGGCAGGTGGTTGCCGTCGATGGTGATGGAGCCGGACTCGAAGGTTTCCAGCCTGTTGATCGTGCGGCACAACGTCGACTTCCCGGACCCCGAGGGTCCGATCACCACGACGACCTCCCCCTGCTCGATGGACAGGTTGATGTCCTTGAGCGCGTGGAAGTCACCGAAGTGCTTATTGACGCCTGAGATCTCGACGAGAGCCATAGTGGGATCATAAAGGTCGGGTGAACGGTTGCGTCCCAACTCGGCCGGACCAGTCCACCGCCGCGAGGACTTTGCGGTCGACACGACCCACGACGCTGCGTACCGTCATGCCATGGCGATATCTGATGTTAGGGAATACGCCCATCTCTCCGCCGAGGACGTCGATGCCATCGGTGAGGAACTGGACGCGATCCGCCAGGAGGTCGTCGACTCCCTCGGGGACGACGACCGCCGCTACGTCCAGAACACCATCCGCCTCCAGCGCGGACTGGTGACCGGCGGTCGTGTCGTCCTCCTCTTCTCCGGGTACCGACCCGCGTGGCTGATGGGCACCGGACTGCTGGCCGCCGGCAAGATCATCGAGAACATGGAGCTCGGGCACAACGTGATGCACGGGCAGTGGGACTGGATGAACGACCCCGTCATCCACTCCAGCTCCTGGGAGTGGGACATCGTCGGCACCTCCGAGCACTGGAAGGCGACCCACAACTACCACCACCACAAGTACACCAACATCATCGGCATGGACGACGACGTCGGGTACGGCGTGGTCCGGGTGACGCGTGACCAACCGTGGCACCCGGCGAACTCGCTCAACCTGGTGTGGAACACGATTCTCGCCCTCGCGTTCCAGTGGGGTGTGGGGGTCCAGCACCTGGAGATCGCACCGGCGACGATCAACTCCTCCGGGCGGGACGAGCGCAAGAAGCGGATCGGTCAGTTCCTGCGCAAGGCCCGACGCCAGGTCGGGAAGGACTACGTGTGGTTCCCGCTGCTGTCGGGCCCCAACTGGAAGTCCACCATGAGTGCCAACATGACCGCCAACGTCATCCGGAACCTCTGGTCCAACGCCGTGATCTTCT from Dietzia sp. B32 includes:
- a CDS encoding SDR family NAD(P)-dependent oxidoreductase: MEISGASAIVTGGASGIGAAVVRQLAAKGAKVVVADLNAEKGEALANEVGGVFVSVDVTKTDQNEKAVAAALELGPLRYLVNSAGIGWAQRTIGRDGEYSSAFDIDSFRKVIDINLIGSFDMLRLAATKMSTQEADEDGQKGAIVNMASVAAFDGQIGQAAYSASKGGIVGLTLPVARDLSAAGIRLNTVAPGLIDTPIYGEGPDSEAFKANLGSNVLFPKRLGSGDELASMVMELLTNPYMNAETIRVDGGIRMPPK
- a CDS encoding amino acid ABC transporter permease; translation: MGDIFADYDVLGAVWVTIQLSVLGTIGAMVLGTIIAVLRVSPVAVLRLLGTSYVNTFRNMPLTLLMVFSILGLSFILQLSVSDDFARNAFWWAAIMLAIYHAAYICEALRSGVNTVPVGQAEAARSIGLGFGQSLREVILPQAFRGAIAPLGSVIIALIKNSTVAAVIGVGDSAGLLQVITENEGASLPTFFFFAMVFVVLTLPIGLWTTSLSRKLSVKR
- a CDS encoding VOC family protein gives rise to the protein MAMTCSPYISFPGNAGEAFPYYRELFGGELSLMTYDQFPSTDDFPFDPPHGSVAHATLEAPGITLTGGDAMGESLPETRSDVYSFLLGFDAEDDARAFLAKVTDSGGQMAMPFEVAPWGDRYGQVHDRFGVRWDVVVPGTGE
- a CDS encoding maleylpyruvate isomerase N-terminal domain-containing protein, giving the protein MTATPLSPEDLAVLDRATTLFGRALAGGLDGDCAACPGWTRRDCANHVLGGGLRYAAYFPRLPESEIAWTRTADHAGEKPVPALHRTSAGLRRELARARDADALVQHRLAEIPVRDLLALRVFELLVHAHDLAPETWESEDTEELAEWTLAHARNVVELMRTFDVFADAVPVPIGADARSRLLALSGRRI
- a CDS encoding amino acid ABC transporter ATP-binding protein codes for the protein MALVEISGVNKHFGDFHALKDINLSIEQGEVVVVIGPSGSGKSTLCRTINRLETFESGSITIDGNHLPEEGKALAKLRADVGMVFQSFNLFAHKTILENVTLGPIKVRKQSKAEAEKRAMELLERVGVQQQADKYPAQLSGGQQQRVAIARSLAMDPKVMLFDEPTSALDPEMINEVLDVMTGLAKTGMTMVVVTHEMGFARKAADRVIFMADGELVEQATPEEFFTNPQSSRAKDFLSKILTN
- a CDS encoding amino acid ABC transporter permease, with protein sequence MSTQAVLFDAPGPKARLRHKLLTVVGAILAIGLIYFIYLQFEKAGQLKLFMWEPFVTDPEVWTSYLIPGLRGTFTAAAISIVLAVIFGLLFGMGRLSPFAPLRWFCSVIVEFFRAVPVLLMMVFAYFGYFATSNIVPNQHAPLAAVVTALTLYNGAVIAELVRSGVHGLPKGQSEAGLAVGLTPGQVLRSIQLPQALTAMLPALVGQLVVVLKDSALGYGITYLELLNWSKTLGSAYANTVPAYIVAGILFIIINYSLTKFAVYLEGRMKKRRAKA
- a CDS encoding glutamate ABC transporter substrate-binding protein: MNIRRIGAATAAVALALGLGACSSDDGGGNELKVGIKFDQPGLGLKEGNDYTGFDVDVARYVAEKLGTSADDIQWVQAPSAQRETLLETGQVDMIVATYSITDSRKEKVGFAGPYFIAGQDLLVRADDDSITGPDSLDGKRLCSVTGSTSAQTVKEQVPGVNLQEFGTYSECVSALVSNAVDALTTDDTILAGYASQDQYQGQLKVVGSPFTEERYGIGIAKGDMEKCEQINEAIREMVSDGSWDTAVEENLGAAGFTPGEGNPPEPDACS
- a CDS encoding fatty acid desaturase, whose translation is MAISDVREYAHLSAEDVDAIGEELDAIRQEVVDSLGDDDRRYVQNTIRLQRGLVTGGRVVLLFSGYRPAWLMGTGLLAAGKIIENMELGHNVMHGQWDWMNDPVIHSSSWEWDIVGTSEHWKATHNYHHHKYTNIIGMDDDVGYGVVRVTRDQPWHPANSLNLVWNTILALAFQWGVGVQHLEIAPATINSSGRDERKKRIGQFLRKARRQVGKDYVWFPLLSGPNWKSTMSANMTANVIRNLWSNAVIFCGHFPDGADKFTLEDLESETQAQWYLRQMLGSANFTGSKLTHFMSGNLSFQIEHHLFPTIPSNRYAEISEKVQDVCRRWDLPYTTGPLYKQYWQSWRTIAKLSLPNRFLKATPDDAPETRSEKMFAGEPKTYEDATGPRSGLVTALKHRTDPTQLRRLTRTV